The following coding sequences lie in one Mycobacterium sp. DL440 genomic window:
- a CDS encoding ferredoxin, whose protein sequence is MKVEADQDACIASGNCVMVSDVVFDQDDDGVVKVLVDEVPDNEIGHAREAVKLCPASALKLTGD, encoded by the coding sequence ATGAAAGTAGAAGCAGATCAGGACGCCTGCATCGCATCGGGCAATTGCGTGATGGTCTCCGACGTCGTCTTCGACCAGGACGACGACGGTGTGGTCAAAGTCCTCGTCGATGAGGTGCCCGACAATGAGATCGGGCACGCGCGCGAGGCCGTCAAGCTGTGCCCGGCAAGCGCATTGAAGCTCACCGGGGACTGA